A single region of the Abditibacteriota bacterium genome encodes:
- a CDS encoding LysM peptidoglycan-binding domain-containing protein: protein MICKKIRLLLPFVVCSLAVSVHAYKVEKGDSLYKIAKKHGTTAAQLARLNGIEEDAVLTVGQEIRLPGAADSPRNRVLNRADSAALSSVYVVEQGDTLSGIAKKTGVTIAALLKANGFDEKAVLKPGQKIDLPKGAEYTPPKVKFAEKPPAQGRSDMAGLALSLVGGRYVSGGTSRGGFDCSGLVSYVYSNFGIKVPRTSREQATFGKAVDKANLQKGDILLFSIHRSGVDHVGIYVGGGEFVHAANSKKGVAKDKLGSDFYSKHYVGARRAQ from the coding sequence TTGATTTGCAAAAAGATAAGGCTCTTGCTGCCGTTTGTGGTGTGCTCGCTGGCTGTCTCCGTTCACGCTTATAAGGTGGAAAAGGGAGACTCGCTCTACAAGATAGCCAAGAAGCACGGCACCACCGCCGCGCAGCTGGCCAGGCTCAACGGCATTGAGGAGGATGCGGTCCTTACGGTGGGGCAGGAGATCCGGCTCCCCGGCGCTGCCGACAGCCCCAGGAACAGAGTGCTGAACCGCGCCGACAGCGCAGCGCTGTCCTCGGTGTATGTGGTGGAGCAGGGCGACACCCTGTCCGGCATTGCCAAAAAAACGGGCGTGACCATAGCGGCCCTGCTGAAGGCCAACGGCTTTGACGAAAAGGCCGTGCTCAAGCCCGGACAAAAGATAGATCTTCCCAAGGGCGCCGAATATACTCCGCCCAAGGTCAAGTTTGCCGAAAAGCCCCCCGCGCAGGGCAGAAGCGATATGGCCGGCCTGGCTCTTTCGCTGGTGGGAGGCCGATACGTCAGCGGAGGCACCTCCAGAGGCGGCTTTGACTGCTCCGGTCTGGTGAGCTACGTGTATTCCAACTTTGGCATCAAGGTCCCCCGCACTTCCCGCGAGCAGGCCACCTTTGGCAAGGCCGTGGACAAGGCCAATCTGCAAAAGGGCGACATCCTGCTCTTTTCCATCCACCGCTCCGGTGTGGACCACGTGGGCATTTACGTGGGCGGCGGCGAGTTCGTCCATGCGGCAAACAGCAAAAAGGGCGTTGCCAAGGACAAGCTCGGCTCCGATTTCTACTCGAAGCATTACGTGGGAGCCAGGAGAGCGCAGTAG
- a CDS encoding sugar O-acetyltransferase, with product MISKDVIHGGMLYDPTDKELMEEQLRYLDRLYDFNHTRPSQMEERIRFMKEQFAECGEDCYIEPPFYANWGGKNVHFGNVVYCNFGCTFVDDTHIYVGDYTKLGPGVVLSSAGHPILPELRERSLQYNFPVRIGRCCWLGAGVIVVPGVTIGDNCVIGAGAVVTRDIPAGSVAAGVPCRVQRPIGDKDREVYFRDRKIDWDSLKL from the coding sequence ATGATATCAAAAGACGTGATCCACGGAGGGATGCTGTATGATCCCACCGACAAGGAGCTGATGGAAGAGCAGCTCAGGTATCTGGACAGGCTGTATGACTTCAATCACACCCGGCCTTCCCAGATGGAGGAGCGCATAAGGTTTATGAAGGAGCAGTTTGCCGAGTGCGGCGAGGACTGCTATATAGAGCCTCCCTTTTACGCCAACTGGGGAGGCAAGAACGTCCATTTTGGCAACGTGGTCTATTGCAACTTTGGCTGCACCTTCGTGGACGACACCCATATATACGTGGGGGACTACACCAAGCTGGGACCCGGAGTGGTGCTGTCCTCGGCAGGGCATCCCATACTGCCGGAGCTGAGGGAGAGATCTCTGCAATACAACTTTCCCGTACGCATAGGCCGCTGCTGCTGGCTGGGGGCGGGAGTCATCGTGGTCCCCGGGGTCACCATAGGGGACAACTGCGTCATAGGCGCAGGCGCTGTGGTCACCAGGGATATACCCGCCGGCAGCGTGGCTGCGGGAGTGCCCTGCCGGGTGCAGAGGCCCATCGGAGACAAGGACAGGGAGGTCTATTTCAGAGACAGGAAGATAGACTGGGACAGTCTGAAGCTCTGA
- a CDS encoding U32 family peptidase: MKPELLAPAGDPEKLIWAAEYGADAVYFGLGEYSLRSYAGNFTPDQASRAFRYLHDRGKKAYVTLNVYPFTGEYGAILDLAGSLDGADGFIVADPGLMAALTKADVRTPIHVSTQANTMSAQTALFYADLGCARVNLARELSFEQIAEIRELTYGKIELEVFVHGSVCFSYSGRCAISDYLTGRRANRGECAQPCRWSYHLVEEKRPGSLLPVFEDSRGLYLFNTRDLALWRYAGRLADIGIDSLKIEGRMKTVHYIASVVNVYRRLLDGEPMDGEETETLLSRVSNRGYTEGFMKGQIGPEDYKTGSSSYLFTSRLLGHTGADGLLRVNNSFEGGEEAELLTPAGVRTVTLPETFTDTEGRVLTKANNDHLLVTDLPPYSILRRIID; the protein is encoded by the coding sequence ATGAAGCCCGAGCTGCTGGCCCCTGCCGGCGACCCGGAAAAGCTGATCTGGGCCGCCGAATACGGAGCCGACGCGGTATATTTCGGGCTCGGGGAGTATTCTCTCCGTTCCTATGCGGGCAACTTCACCCCCGACCAGGCTTCCCGGGCGTTCCGGTATCTGCATGACCGGGGCAAAAAGGCCTATGTCACACTGAACGTGTATCCCTTTACGGGGGAATACGGAGCCATCCTTGACCTGGCGGGGTCCCTCGATGGGGCGGACGGGTTCATCGTGGCGGACCCGGGCCTCATGGCGGCTCTCACGAAGGCAGACGTCCGGACCCCCATACACGTATCCACCCAGGCAAACACCATGAGCGCCCAGACGGCTCTCTTTTACGCCGACCTGGGCTGCGCCAGGGTCAACCTGGCCCGGGAGCTGTCCTTTGAACAAATAGCGGAGATCAGGGAGCTGACTTACGGAAAGATAGAGCTGGAGGTGTTCGTCCACGGCTCCGTGTGCTTTTCCTACTCCGGCCGCTGCGCCATCAGCGACTATCTGACGGGCCGGCGCGCCAACCGGGGCGAGTGCGCCCAGCCCTGCCGCTGGAGCTATCATCTCGTGGAAGAAAAGCGCCCCGGCTCCCTGCTGCCCGTCTTTGAAGACTCCCGGGGCCTCTATCTCTTCAACACCCGGGATCTGGCCCTCTGGCGCTATGCAGGCAGGCTGGCGGACATAGGCATAGATTCCCTGAAGATAGAGGGCCGCATGAAGACGGTCCACTACATAGCCTCGGTGGTAAACGTTTACAGGAGGCTGCTGGACGGAGAGCCCATGGACGGGGAAGAGACAGAGACTCTGCTGTCCCGGGTGAGCAACCGGGGCTACACCGAAGGCTTTATGAAGGGACAGATCGGCCCGGAGGACTACAAGACCGGGTCTTCCTCCTACCTGTTCACCTCCAGGCTGCTGGGGCACACAGGCGCCGACGGCCTGCTGCGGGTCAACAATTCGTTTGAGGGCGGCGAAGAGGCAGAGCTGCTCACCCCCGCCGGAGTCAGGACCGTCACTCTCCCGGAGACCTTCACCGACACGGAGGGCCGGGTCCTCACCAAAGCCAACAACGATCACCTGCTGGTGACAGACCTGCCGCCATATTCTATATTGAGAAGGATCATAGACTGA
- a CDS encoding SIS domain-containing protein encodes MMKKPFDDYPEMLYLEPALDEACRLLVDSVTGGGRILVCGNGGSAADSEHIAGELLKGFLKRRPIAADMREALRRYGGEALADGLQQGIDCVSLVSHSALLSAVINDNGAEYMYAQQVCALGRKGDVLIGLTTSGNAVNVVNAAVCAKAMGMRVIGMTGSGGGRLKPLCDALLNAPSDVTYRVQEYHIPLYHYLCGALEEKIFGA; translated from the coding sequence ATGATGAAAAAACCCTTTGACGATTATCCCGAGATGCTGTACCTGGAGCCGGCGCTGGACGAGGCCTGCCGGCTGCTCGTTGACTCCGTCACAGGCGGCGGCCGCATACTGGTGTGCGGCAACGGCGGCAGCGCCGCCGACAGCGAGCATATAGCCGGCGAGCTGCTGAAAGGCTTTCTCAAGCGCCGCCCCATAGCTGCGGACATGAGGGAGGCCCTGCGGCGTTATGGCGGAGAGGCGCTGGCCGACGGGCTGCAGCAGGGGATAGACTGCGTCAGCCTGGTGAGCCACAGCGCCCTGCTGAGCGCCGTGATCAACGACAACGGCGCGGAATATATGTATGCCCAGCAGGTGTGCGCTCTGGGCAGGAAGGGCGACGTGCTCATAGGCCTGACCACCTCGGGCAACGCCGTCAACGTGGTCAACGCCGCCGTCTGCGCCAAGGCCATGGGCATGCGCGTCATAGGCATGACCGGCTCCGGGGGCGGCAGGCTGAAGCCTCTCTGCGACGCCCTGCTCAACGCGCCTTCGGACGTGACCTACAGGGTGCAGGAATACCATATCCCCCTGTATCACTATCTCTGCGGCGCTCTGGAAGAAAAAATCTTCGGAGCCTGA
- the ftsH gene encoding ATP-dependent zinc metalloprotease FtsH, with translation MGAPSKNISYSRALDIIESGAVSGAAFKKDTLVLETTKGDKYTANMDAAAPEERARLHTLLQKQKVSYKIEKPPITDMIWTIVVSVILPVAMLLFFWMFIIRSQQGGGSAMNFGRSKAKKIEDNGQKVTFSDVAGIDEAKTELGEVVDFLRDAKKYQKLGARIPKGILLLGPPGCGKTLLARAIAGEAKVPFFYISGSDFVEMFVGVGASRVRDLFNNAKESRPCLVFIDEIDAVGRHRGTGIGGGNDEREQTLNQLLIEMDGFETNSGVILVAATNRPDVLDPALLRPGRFDRQITVDLPDVKGREKILLVHAKNKPLGDDVDFKTLAARTAGFSGAELANLVNEAALLAARLDQKEVTAANFSEAIDKVLAGPERKSMTLNPEEKKMTAYHEAGHAIVIETLAAGDKVQKVSIMPRGRALGLTWHTPQEDRYTQTRSELLNRVCGLLGGRVTEAMVYDEITTGAANDLERASGIVRTMICELGMSENLGPIVFGKHSGNPFLGKDIYESRNYSESVAQAIDAEIKRIIEECYARTEEILLARRDALDRLAGILEEKETIERDEFLSVAFPDRYEQEYGRPGDGEAEAPAAGEAEAAPEETPDEAGCGAAEVPEEAQPADSDNDTSEAGCGAAEVPEEEQPADNDNDTSEE, from the coding sequence ATGGGAGCGCCCAGCAAGAACATATCATATTCCCGCGCTCTGGACATCATTGAGTCCGGAGCGGTGTCCGGCGCCGCGTTCAAAAAGGATACGCTGGTGCTGGAGACCACCAAGGGGGACAAATACACTGCCAATATGGATGCGGCGGCGCCCGAGGAGAGGGCCCGCCTGCATACGCTGCTGCAAAAGCAGAAGGTGAGCTACAAGATAGAAAAGCCTCCCATCACCGACATGATATGGACCATAGTGGTGTCGGTGATACTGCCTGTGGCCATGCTGCTGTTTTTCTGGATGTTCATCATCAGAAGCCAGCAGGGCGGCGGCTCTGCCATGAACTTCGGCAGGAGCAAAGCCAAAAAGATAGAGGACAACGGCCAAAAGGTCACCTTCAGCGACGTGGCCGGCATAGACGAGGCCAAGACCGAGCTGGGCGAGGTGGTGGACTTCCTGAGAGACGCCAAGAAGTATCAGAAGCTGGGCGCCAGGATCCCCAAGGGCATACTGCTCCTGGGACCTCCGGGCTGCGGCAAGACCCTGCTGGCCCGGGCCATAGCCGGCGAGGCCAAGGTGCCCTTTTTCTACATATCGGGCTCCGATTTTGTGGAGATGTTCGTGGGCGTAGGCGCCAGCCGCGTGAGGGACCTCTTCAACAATGCCAAGGAGAGCAGGCCCTGCCTGGTGTTTATCGACGAGATAGACGCGGTGGGCAGGCACAGAGGCACCGGCATAGGCGGCGGCAATGACGAAAGGGAGCAGACTCTCAATCAGCTGCTCATAGAGATGGACGGCTTTGAGACCAATTCCGGCGTCATCCTGGTGGCCGCCACCAACCGCCCGGACGTGCTGGACCCCGCCCTGCTCCGCCCCGGCCGTTTTGACCGGCAGATCACGGTGGATCTGCCCGACGTGAAGGGCAGGGAAAAGATACTGCTGGTCCACGCCAAGAACAAGCCCCTGGGAGATGACGTGGATTTCAAGACTCTGGCAGCCAGGACCGCCGGCTTTTCCGGCGCGGAGCTGGCCAACCTGGTCAACGAGGCGGCCCTGCTGGCAGCCCGTCTCGATCAGAAGGAGGTCACCGCCGCCAACTTCAGCGAGGCCATCGACAAGGTGCTGGCGGGACCGGAGCGCAAGAGCATGACCCTCAACCCGGAGGAAAAGAAGATGACTGCCTATCACGAGGCGGGCCACGCCATAGTCATAGAGACTCTGGCCGCCGGGGACAAGGTGCAGAAGGTGTCCATCATGCCCAGAGGAAGGGCGCTGGGCCTGACCTGGCATACTCCTCAGGAGGACCGCTACACCCAGACCCGCTCCGAGCTGCTGAACCGGGTGTGCGGCCTGCTGGGCGGCAGGGTCACCGAGGCCATGGTCTATGACGAGATCACCACGGGAGCCGCCAACGATCTGGAAAGGGCTTCCGGCATCGTCCGGACCATGATATGCGAGCTGGGCATGAGCGAGAACCTGGGGCCCATAGTCTTTGGCAAGCATTCCGGCAACCCGTTCCTGGGCAAGGACATCTACGAAAGCCGCAACTATTCGGAGAGCGTGGCCCAGGCCATAGACGCGGAGATCAAGCGGATCATAGAGGAGTGCTACGCCCGCACCGAGGAGATACTGCTGGCGCGCAGAGACGCGCTGGACAGGCTGGCCGGCATATTGGAAGAAAAGGAGACCATAGAGAGGGACGAGTTCCTCTCGGTGGCCTTCCCCGACAGGTATGAGCAGGAATACGGCCGGCCGGGCGACGGCGAGGCCGAAGCCCCCGCCGCCGGCGAAGCAGAGGCTGCTCCGGAGGAGACGCCTGATGAGGCCGGATGCGGGGCCGCAGAGGTTCCCGAAGAGGCGCAGCCGGCGGACAGTGACAACGATACAAGCGAGGCCGGATGCGGGGCCGCAGAGGTTCCCGAAGAAGAGCAGCCGGCGGACAATGACAACGATACAAGCGAGGAATGA
- a CDS encoding sugar phosphate isomerase/epimerase, with amino-acid sequence MLSPKNGIYNFFGYLGLSLEDKMRLIKAAGFDAVSLWGIDHEWTDEEELRRLSALADTLGLEKEFIHTPFDVTGYIFEYGPKGEQAYSVIEKNVGLCSDLGVPVCVVHITSWHHPKEITAKGRERLEALTRLAESKKVRLAAENIRHTFALEILDRIDSPYLGFCYDSGHSLCFQKTDADPLARYAGRLLALHLHDNEGDRDKHALPGSGSADWQKVMGAVKASPYEGSLHLEVNADNSPEYSSLPPEEFLDKALASLGYIRSLV; translated from the coding sequence ATGCTGAGTCCCAAAAACGGTATATACAACTTTTTCGGCTATCTCGGCCTGTCTCTCGAAGACAAGATGAGGCTCATCAAGGCCGCCGGCTTTGACGCGGTGTCCCTGTGGGGGATAGACCACGAATGGACCGACGAGGAGGAGCTGCGCAGGCTGTCCGCGCTGGCGGACACTCTGGGCCTGGAAAAAGAATTCATCCACACCCCCTTTGACGTGACGGGCTATATATTCGAATACGGCCCCAAGGGCGAGCAGGCCTATAGCGTCATCGAAAAGAACGTAGGCCTCTGCTCGGACCTGGGCGTTCCCGTATGCGTGGTCCACATCACCAGCTGGCATCATCCGAAAGAGATCACCGCCAAGGGGAGAGAAAGGCTGGAGGCTCTGACCCGGCTGGCGGAGAGCAAAAAGGTGCGCCTGGCCGCCGAGAACATCCGACACACCTTTGCCCTGGAGATCCTGGACCGGATAGACTCCCCTTATCTGGGCTTTTGCTACGATTCGGGCCACTCCCTATGCTTCCAAAAGACGGACGCAGACCCCCTCGCGCGCTATGCAGGCAGACTGCTGGCGCTGCATCTCCACGACAATGAGGGCGACCGGGACAAGCACGCCCTGCCCGGCAGCGGGTCTGCCGACTGGCAGAAGGTCATGGGCGCTGTCAAGGCGTCCCCCTATGAGGGCTCCCTGCATCTGGAGGTCAACGCAGACAACTCCCCGGAATACAGCTCTCTGCCGCCGGAAGAGTTTTTGGACAAGGCTCTGGCCTCCCTCGGATATATCCGTTCGCTGGTCTGA
- a CDS encoding DNA alkylation repair protein encodes MAEDGITGYIRQELSRRRDPDYGAFQQKLIPAVAPASIIGVRTPELRSLAKELVGRGDLAEFLEALPHAYFDENQLHAFIISETRDYGLCMSRTCRFLPFIDNWATCDQLSPKCFAKHRPELLEHIRGWLGSGQTYTVRFGIGMLMQHYLDEAFLPEYPGLVAGIRSGEYYVNMMSAWYFATALAKQYRAVLCYLEDRLLDPRVHNAAIQKALESRRITQEQKQYLRTLKNRRQK; translated from the coding sequence ATGGCAGAAGACGGTATCACAGGCTATATAAGGCAGGAGCTCTCCCGGAGGAGAGACCCGGATTACGGAGCCTTCCAGCAAAAGCTGATCCCCGCCGTGGCGCCGGCAAGTATCATAGGCGTCCGGACCCCTGAGCTGAGGAGCCTGGCAAAGGAGCTTGTGGGGCGCGGGGACCTGGCGGAGTTTCTGGAGGCCCTGCCCCACGCTTATTTTGACGAGAACCAGCTCCACGCCTTTATCATATCGGAGACCAGGGACTACGGCCTGTGCATGTCCCGGACCTGCCGCTTCCTGCCCTTTATAGACAACTGGGCCACCTGCGACCAGCTGTCGCCCAAATGCTTTGCCAAACACAGGCCTGAGCTCTTGGAGCATATCAGGGGCTGGCTGGGCTCCGGCCAGACCTATACGGTGCGCTTCGGCATAGGCATGCTGATGCAGCACTATCTGGACGAGGCCTTCCTGCCGGAATACCCCGGCCTGGTGGCCGGGATAAGATCCGGGGAATATTACGTAAATATGATGTCGGCCTGGTATTTCGCCACGGCTCTGGCCAAGCAGTACCGGGCGGTCCTCTGCTATCTGGAGGACAGGCTCCTGGACCCCCGGGTCCACAATGCGGCCATCCAAAAGGCTCTGGAAAGCCGGCGGATAACCCAGGAGCAAAAACAATATCTGAGAACACTTAAGAACAGGAGACAAAAATGA
- a CDS encoding 6-phosphofructokinase, translated as MKKIAVLTSGGDAPGMNAAVRAVVRVGISFGADVYGIYNGYKGLMEGDLRQFSAKDVSDLSRKGGTILGSARSKEFMTEEGFKEALRIIKGYELDGLVVVGGDGSLHGAQRLSESGVNTMGIPASIDNDLAFTDYSIGVDTAQDTIIEAIDKIKDTASSHRRGFVIEVMGRAHGFLALSTAVACGAEMVILPGDDLTNPQRQEQIVDEVNRYYVRKKPNFICVLAEGASGPDCNAVDILADLISRAGYDCRKTILGHVQRGGTPTCNDRNLATIMGFAATKALLNGDTGKMVGLKGREVLLTPYEEVFAASMDLPAEMLDKVRLLSVY; from the coding sequence ATGAAAAAGATAGCAGTTCTGACCAGCGGAGGCGACGCCCCCGGTATGAACGCCGCCGTCCGGGCGGTGGTGCGAGTGGGTATATCCTTTGGGGCCGACGTCTATGGGATATACAACGGCTACAAGGGCCTGATGGAAGGAGACCTGCGGCAGTTCTCGGCCAAGGACGTTTCGGACCTTTCGCGCAAGGGCGGCACCATCCTGGGCTCTGCCCGGAGCAAGGAATTCATGACCGAGGAGGGCTTCAAAGAGGCTCTGCGGATCATCAAGGGCTATGAGCTGGACGGTCTGGTGGTGGTAGGCGGCGACGGTTCGCTGCACGGGGCCCAGCGCCTGTCGGAAAGCGGCGTGAACACCATGGGCATACCCGCTTCCATCGACAACGATCTGGCCTTTACCGATTATTCCATAGGCGTGGATACGGCCCAGGATACCATCATAGAGGCCATAGACAAGATCAAGGACACCGCTTCTTCTCACAGGCGGGGCTTTGTGATAGAGGTCATGGGCAGGGCCCACGGCTTTTTGGCTCTGTCCACGGCAGTCGCCTGCGGAGCGGAAATGGTCATCCTCCCCGGCGACGACCTGACAAACCCTCAGCGTCAGGAGCAGATCGTGGACGAAGTCAACAGATACTACGTCCGCAAGAAGCCCAACTTCATCTGTGTGCTGGCGGAGGGAGCCTCCGGGCCGGACTGCAACGCGGTGGATATCCTGGCTGACCTTATCAGCCGGGCCGGCTATGACTGCCGCAAGACTATACTCGGTCACGTCCAGAGGGGCGGGACCCCTACCTGCAACGACAGGAACCTGGCCACCATCATGGGCTTTGCCGCCACGAAGGCTCTGCTGAACGGAGATACCGGGAAGATGGTGGGCCTGAAGGGAAGAGAGGTGCTGCTGACCCCCTATGAGGAGGTCTTTGCCGCCTCCATGGACCTGCCTGCGGAAATGCTGGACAAGGTGCGGCTCCTGTCGGTCTATTAG
- a CDS encoding proline--tRNA ligase translates to MRASNMFSPTLREIPAEAEIISHKLLLRAGFIRKVSAGIYDYLPLGYKVLCKIQRILREELARQGAQEILMPALVSGDLYKETGRWDLDVLFKLKDRKNADYAIGFTHEEVVTDIVRRDVRSYRQLPLNLYQIQTKGRDEARPRAGLVRGREFIMMDAYSFDSSWEGLDRSYHKMFIAFGRTFRRCGIAPQVVDADSGAIGGKENQEYMVICDSGEDTILVCPQCGYSANAEKCEIAHSDRPSSEEPAPMERVATPGAKTIDQVASFLKISPKKLVKTLIYEHEGKVYAFLLRGDRDLNESKAARAVGTKSLEMAEPDTVMRVTGADTGFAGPVGLGKVDRLIADNEIRNMVNYAVGGCETDVHIINVNTGRDFPEPEYADLRIAVKGDPCPRCHGKLQTEKGMEVGHIFKLGTLYSDKMNAGFLAEDGAEKPFIMGCYGMGVSRLMSAIIEVSNDKDGMILPVSVAPFEVSVILVNPADETQCAMATRLYEELSMAGADVLLDDRDERPGVKFKDNDLWGIPIQVVVGKGAAEGKAELSLRRDKQRKESVPIGEASAAVLDLRGRLYEELSLRAGEVR, encoded by the coding sequence ATGCGCGCTTCAAATATGTTTTCACCCACTCTGAGAGAGATCCCCGCCGAGGCTGAGATCATCAGCCACAAGCTGCTGCTGCGGGCCGGCTTTATACGCAAGGTCTCCGCTGGCATCTACGACTATCTGCCCCTGGGCTACAAGGTGCTCTGCAAGATACAGCGCATCCTGCGGGAGGAGCTGGCCCGGCAGGGAGCCCAGGAGATACTCATGCCCGCCCTGGTCAGCGGCGATCTCTACAAGGAGACCGGCAGGTGGGACCTGGACGTGCTCTTCAAGCTCAAGGACCGCAAAAACGCCGACTACGCCATCGGCTTTACCCATGAGGAAGTGGTGACGGACATAGTCCGCCGGGACGTCCGCAGCTACAGGCAGCTGCCCCTCAATCTCTATCAGATACAGACCAAGGGCAGAGACGAAGCGCGGCCCAGAGCCGGCCTGGTGAGAGGCAGAGAGTTCATCATGATGGACGCCTATTCCTTTGACAGCTCCTGGGAGGGCCTGGACCGGTCGTATCACAAGATGTTCATAGCCTTTGGCAGGACCTTCCGCCGCTGCGGCATCGCTCCGCAGGTGGTGGACGCAGACTCAGGCGCCATAGGCGGCAAGGAAAATCAGGAATATATGGTGATCTGCGACTCGGGCGAGGACACCATACTCGTGTGCCCTCAGTGCGGCTACAGCGCCAACGCCGAAAAATGCGAGATCGCCCACAGTGACCGCCCCTCCTCCGAGGAGCCCGCTCCCATGGAAAGGGTGGCTACCCCCGGGGCCAAGACCATAGACCAGGTGGCTTCCTTTTTGAAGATCAGCCCCAAAAAGCTGGTGAAGACCCTCATCTATGAGCACGAGGGCAAGGTGTATGCCTTCCTTCTCCGGGGAGACAGAGACCTGAACGAGAGCAAGGCCGCCCGGGCAGTGGGAACCAAGAGCCTGGAGATGGCGGAGCCCGACACCGTGATGCGGGTCACAGGGGCCGACACCGGCTTTGCCGGCCCCGTGGGGCTGGGCAAGGTGGACCGGCTCATAGCGGACAACGAGATCCGCAACATGGTCAACTACGCCGTGGGAGGCTGCGAGACCGACGTGCACATCATCAACGTCAACACCGGGAGAGACTTTCCCGAGCCCGAATATGCCGACCTGCGTATCGCTGTAAAGGGAGACCCCTGCCCCCGCTGTCACGGCAAGCTCCAGACCGAAAAGGGCATGGAGGTAGGCCACATCTTCAAGCTGGGCACCCTCTATTCCGACAAGATGAACGCCGGCTTTCTGGCAGAGGACGGCGCCGAGAAGCCCTTTATCATGGGCTGCTACGGCATGGGCGTCAGCCGGCTCATGTCCGCCATCATCGAGGTCAGCAATGACAAGGACGGCATGATCCTGCCCGTGTCCGTCGCTCCCTTTGAGGTGTCGGTCATCCTGGTGAACCCCGCCGACGAGACCCAGTGCGCCATGGCCACCCGGCTCTACGAGGAGCTGTCCATGGCCGGCGCGGACGTGCTCCTGGACGACCGGGACGAGAGGCCCGGCGTCAAGTTCAAGGACAATGACCTGTGGGGCATTCCCATTCAGGTAGTGGTAGGCAAGGGAGCCGCCGAGGGCAAGGCGGAGCTGTCCCTGAGAAGGGACAAGCAGCGCAAGGAGTCTGTCCCCATCGGCGAGGCTTCCGCCGCCGTGCTGGACCTCAGGGGCAGACTTTACGAGGAGCTCAGCCTCAGGGCCGGCGAGGTCAGATAA
- a CDS encoding FKBP-type peptidyl-prolyl cis-trans isomerase, with protein sequence MRTLFLIALCVLTVCMTGCRNNKVESVEINKGETEVTRTEDALYEQAGENPFQSDFREKQEEINNRLAVGKAETGLKIEDLKLGTGDMVEDGDTVSVHYKGTLENGEEFDSSYKHGKPFGFTVGKDSVIQGWEQGIKGMQVGGKRKLTIPPSLGYGDADMPGIPPNSTLIFEIELLGKE encoded by the coding sequence ATGAGAACACTATTTTTGATCGCTCTTTGCGTTCTGACGGTCTGTATGACGGGCTGCCGGAACAACAAGGTGGAGAGCGTCGAGATCAATAAAGGCGAGACAGAAGTGACCCGCACCGAGGACGCCCTGTACGAGCAGGCCGGCGAAAATCCTTTCCAGAGCGATTTTCGCGAAAAGCAGGAAGAAATAAACAACAGGCTGGCTGTCGGCAAGGCAGAGACCGGGCTGAAGATAGAGGATCTGAAGCTGGGCACCGGCGACATGGTAGAGGACGGCGACACTGTCAGCGTCCACTACAAGGGCACCCTCGAAAACGGCGAGGAGTTTGACTCCTCTTACAAGCACGGCAAGCCCTTTGGCTTTACAGTCGGCAAAGACAGCGTGATACAGGGCTGGGAACAGGGCATAAAAGGTATGCAGGTGGGCGGCAAGCGCAAGCTCACGATACCTCCCTCCCTGGGCTACGGCGATGCGGATATGCCCGGCATACCGCCCAACTCTACTCTGATATTTGAGATAGAGCTGCTCGGCAAAGAATAG